One Raphanus sativus cultivar WK10039 unplaced genomic scaffold, ASM80110v3 Scaffold0831, whole genome shotgun sequence genomic window, ACCACAAAACCTTTATAGGCTGACTCGTCCCACAAGTTACCATCACAGCTACGCATTGCCCCCTCTAATATCAACTGCAATAGATCCGTCTTGTGAGCTTCCACACATTTAACTTCCCTCTCCTTCACCATTTCCCATATCGAAGATTCCAAAGCCTTCTCAAGCTCATCAGTATTCACATTACTCCCAAACACCATTAGCAACCAGACTCAAATTATATTACACGCTCCTGCACGGATTGAACTTGAAGTAAAACTATTAAGGATAAGACTCACGTGAGGCCATTTAATCTGAAGAGGAAGCTGCGTCGAGTTACTGCGGTTGAAAGATCGTTAATCATAGAGAGGAACTTTTTTCCTTTGTAGAAAGAGTTCCCAGAGCAAACCTTAGAGATGACATCAGCCAAGACATCCGtatacttttattataaaattataatttataagaaaattgatttttttcattttcttctactttacatttaacattttatttattgatacacatataaatttttttttaaatgtttcaaGATAATGAGGTCAAGCCGGCTCTGTTGGTAGGTACTACAAACGAATATCCGGGCTTCTTTTTCTAAACTGGAAGGACTTGAAGAAGGCTGTTAGGAATTTATCGATCTTTTGATTGCTTAACGACACAAGATTTTTAACCCAGTTCCCTTGCGGTACCTCTGGGGTGGGAACCGTCTCCCACAACAtccactatcaatcaaaggGTTTACACAAACGCTCTAAGCGCTCAATAGAAAGACACAACAAAGAATTAGAGagatcaaagaaactctatCCCGAAGCGACATGACTCGAACAATGTCTCTTGTCCTTAGTTTCTTCTCTACCCCGATCTCTCTCTAGCTCTCTCTCCTTTTTGGTCTTGTGTTTCGGATGATCTCCCTTTGTATAAGCACgtctatatatatactaaacagTTCTATGTATTTTTCCTAATACCATAGGAATCTTATCTAACTGTTTTCCTTATTTGCATGAGGTTTCATCCACCGTCGTAAAGCATAACCGACTTGTACCAGCATGGGCTTTGCTGGATCCTTTTGGTGATACGGGCTTTATCTTCAAGATTGGAACTGGGTCAGGTTATAAATAATTAAGGCCCATTAACACTACAAACTCCACCTTGGGCTTGATTCTTTCTCACCTTACTTCTCCTTTTTCGTTGAAATCAACGACATCTTTCTCCTTCCATTGATCTGCTTCCCTGTTCACACCATCACACCTCTGTAACTATGGCGATGAACCTTTGTTTCACTGTTCATGTGAAAGCTCGCATAGTTCGTGGACAATCATTGATCTTCAGTCCCTACGCTCGTGTTCCAAGTGACGTGAACTGATTCAACTTCCAAAGACTTCATCTTGCTCGTAACCATCATTGTGACCGTTTCTGGTTCCTCACTGCACAAGATCCACCCTCCATACCGAAGATTACGATTCTTCAGTAATGTGAATTTTGTTTTGCCAGAATCAAGCTGATCAATCTCGCCGGAGTTCTGCAGTTTCCGGTAAGACTTCTCTGATGCTTGATTTTATTTGTAAGAGCTCTTGACAGTGACAATCTTCAGTGATTGCAATGTTCTCAGATCAATTTTTCCAAGTATATCCAGCGACCATTTGATCCTCCTTTGCTTTCTTGTGTTTGTGTTCCTCAGCTTGCTCCACCTCGAACTGAAACCTATTGGTCTCCTCTTCTTGTTCGACGGAGATGCGTTATCGACAATCTGTTATGCGTCCTCACCTGCAACTGAAACTCCTTGTCTCGCCCTTTGATACTCTCTTTGATAGTGAAGTTTTAATGCAATTCTGAAAGAATCCTTGCATCTTCTGGCATACTCCTCCAATGCCACCGACCCTTTGTAGTCTCAGGTATACTTCTAAACTCTTTCTCATCTTTAATGATGAATTTAGCTTGCCCCCTTTCTGAGAACCAGATACTATGCGAACTGCTaaaattcactttttttttttttttacagcttCTCCGACGAACCACTGCGTCTCCTCAGTTGTGCTGATAACTCCATGTAAACCCTTTTAACAGCTATCAGCCCTTATTCCTTTTGATTCTCAGGGCcgtaaaatcataatttttgatTTCATGATTTCTATTCCACACAGCAGCTCCTCTTCCGTTACTGTATGTCGTTCTTATTTCCATGAGATTCCTCCTGCGACAGTCTTGATGATTTCCTTCCTACCAGTTCTAGCCTTCATAGAATCTTCGTTGATCAGTCGAAGTTCATGTGTTGCTAGACAATCTCAGACCTCATCGCAGCATGAACATCAAGCATGTGTTCTCCTCTTTGATGATCTTAGGTAAACCTTTTATGACCTGCACATCTCTGtctctgttattttttttttctttccagaaCCATAACTTGAACTTGAAATCATTACAGATTTCCAAGAGGAGCTCTGAGTTCAATCTTCCACAGTGCTCCTTTTCTCTCACTGCTTCAGCTCCACCTTAAAAGCTATTGTTCATGACCATTTGTTGTTACGTTGATATCGTCTACTCCGGAGTACTCCTCTGATATCAATTATTTTCACGCCTAGCTGCTTTTAATGAACAAAATAACTCCTCTCCTGCTCCTTGAGACTTTAAGGTAACTCCTTTACCCCTGCAAGACTTACTTCTTGCCTTTTGATTCAAGAACATTCACTAAAGAACTAACTTGTCTTCTCTTGAATCTTTCTATCAATAGCTCCACCTGGAATCGATGTCTATACACCCGACCCGACTACTGATTCACTTGAGACTTCAGGGACTATTTTCTAGAAGCGAACTTGTTTCTCTTTCATTCTTCCTGAAACCGGATTCTCTTTGTCAACCTTTGATTCCTCTCATGCGCACTGAGCTTAGAATCAAACTCTTCCTTGAATCTTCTGAATGTTTAGCACCACTCTGCTAACTTCCTTTTAACTTGTCTCACGCCAACTGCTCCGGTGACGTTCTTGACACTTCTCTTTGTAACAGCTCACCTTAATATCACTTCTAGATCCCATGATATCCCTCCTAGCTGAAACACCATTCCTTGCTGCAATACTTGTTGTTTGTATTGCTAACACCCCAACGTTTACTGCCTGAATCACAACAGCCTTTGGACTTACCATCAGACTTCTTCTGATTTATCAATACCATATAACATGTCTTTGATATTAATACTTCCTCACGTGAGTTTCCCTTGTCCACCTTAAAGAATTTTTCCCGTTCTCTTCTTGTGATGCCAAAAGAAAACAACTATAACCATACTGTTTTCTTACTCTCCACGTAGCTTGTTAATTTATCCATGCAATCATCCTCCTTACTTGGAtgccttttaattttttttttctgtcttggAGACTTCCTCATGTTTTCAAAGTGATAGACTTAGACTAATACACCGTTAGTCTTCACCTCAATACTAGATGTCACAAAACTTTGACATCTCCTCCAGCAATGTGAACTTATACAATCTCTTGTACCGCTGTTTATAAAAAACAGGACACGCCGTCTAACTCCGTTGTTAGAAAGACTATCGACACAAAACCGATTGCATATTTCACTGCGAGATAACTTCTTAAGCATCAATCACCCAGAACATGCAGTCTCCTATTCCTTGCATGATAAATTCTGATATATAACTCCTTGATGATCTTCCTTGAATCCTTCATCATCTCCGTCAACTTTTTCTGACGTTTCCTGAAACACCGATGATCACGAAACACTACCATCTTTCTCAAGTTCTAGCATCATCTCCACCTTGATCTAAAATCCTTCGGTAGATCCTTGAACGCACTTTGTACCGCCATGAGTAATGGAACCCGCCGCCTAACTTCCAACCTTGTTAGGAAGACTTTCGATACCGACCTTGTTCAACTCCTTTGAGATGAGTGTTACTGCTTTGACGTCTTGTGCTTTTACCCTTTGATCTTTCAACCTTGAATGTTGGAGTCGATGGATCGCAGTTTCCTTGAAGAATTGATAGGTCCctttatctttcttctttgcGATTCTTTTCAGACTCCTTGATTTCTTTAATACCCGCAATCAAAACCtggattgctctgataccacttgttaggaATTTATCGATCTTTTGATTGCTTAACGACACAAGATTTTTAACCCAGTTCCCTTGCGGTACCTCTGGGGTGGGAACCGTCTCCCACAACAtccactatcaatcaaaggGTTACAACAAACGCTCTAAGCGCTCAATAGAAAGACACAACAAAGAATAGAGagatcaaagaaactctatCCCGAAGCGACATGACTCGAACAATGTCTCTGTCCTTAGTTTTCTTCTGACCCCGAttctctctagtctctctctcctTTTTGGTCTTGTGTTTCGGATGATCTCCCTTTGTATAAGCACgtctatatatatactaaacagTTCTATTGTATTTTTTCCTAATACCATAGGAATCTTGTCTAACTGTTTTCCTTATTTGCATGAAGGTTGCATCCATCCACCGCGTCTGTAAGCATAACCGGCTCTTGTACCAGCATGGGCTTTGCTGGATCCTTTTGGTGATACGGGCTTTATCTTCAAGATTGGAACTGGGTCAGGTTAAAATAATTAAGGCCCATTAACACTACAAAGGCGATGATGATTGAGTTTGAAAATCTTGAATGATCCAGAGCGGATTGATATTGCCTGGAGAATAAAAGAAAGTGGAACCGAATTTGTGTCACGTACCTTTATTCCACATGAAGCTGCTGATGATGAAACGATGAAGAAGCTTGATACAAATGATGATTCTACGTTGGAGGCAAATCAAGTTGATGATAACGCTTCTGAATCAACTGAAGCAGAGCATTTGATTCAGGCTACAGAGGAGGTCGAAGAATCTCAGGTGATAGAAGAGATTCACGAGTTAAGTTGTTTGGTGCGGAAGTTGTGATTCATTAGAAGCTGCACAA contains:
- the LOC108832266 gene encoding uncharacterized protein LOC108832266, yielding MPPTLCSLSFSDEPLRLLSCADNSISSSSVTVCRSYFHEIPPATVLMISFLPVLAFIESSLISRSSCVARQSQTSSQHEHQACVLLFDDLRFPRGALSSIFHSAPFLSLLQLHLKSYCS